The genomic window CTCGAGGCCGCCACGCTGCGCGTGGTGAAGGCGCTCGAGGGCCATCTCAGCGGCATCCAGGGCGTGGCGTTCAGCCACGACGGCCGCCGCGTGGCCTCCGCGGGGACCGACAGGCTCGTGATCGTCTGGGATGTGGTCCGGGGCAAGGCCGTGGCCACGTGCCGCGGGCACGCGAGCGGGGTCCAGTGCGCGGCGTTCTCGCCCGACGACCTCACCCTGGCCTCGTCCGGGGACGACGGCATCGCCCGGCTCTGGGATCCGAACACCGGGCACGTCCTGCGCGAGTTCCGCGGCGAGATGACCCGCCTCTGGTGCGTGGCGTTCACGCCCGACGGCCGCACGCTCCTCGCCGGCGGCGATGACGGCCGAGTCCGGCGCTGGGACGTCGCGGTCGCCCAGGATCGAAGGGCCATCGTGCTCCCGCGATTCGCCATCACGACCCTCGTGGTTCCGGCGGGGACCGGCCGCCTCTACGCGGGAGGCCTGGCCTACGGGCCCACCCGCGGGCGTGCGGCCATCCTCTGCTGGGACCTGGAGAGCGGGGATCTCCTGGAGGAGAGGCACATCGAGGCGGCGCCCCGAGCGTACGGCGTCTGCCTGTCGGACGATGCCCGGACCTTCTCGCTCCCGGAGACGGGCGGCGTGATCGCCCTCGGCGACGTGGCCACCGGGCGGGTCACGCGGAGGAGCACGGACGCCGGTCCGCCCGGCCATTCGCTCGGGACGCAGGCGATGTTCGGCGGCCTGGTCGCGACGATAGACTTCGGGGGCGATCCCCTCGCCAAGACCATCCTCTGGGACCCGTCCGACGGCCGGATTTTCCGGCTGCCGCGGGATTGTCGCGTGCTCGCGAGGGTGCCGGGGGGCGAGGATTTCCTGGTCACGGCCGGGCCGGATCTCCTCAGGGGGGATCCGGCGCTGGGGCACTTCACGCGCGTGGCGGACGGCAGCCCGACCCTGGCGAAATACTCCCACGACGGCCGCCTCGTCGTCGACGTGCACCACGACGTCACCCTCCGGCTCGCCGACGCGGCGACGTTCGAACGGCGGTCCTCGTTCCTCGGGCACGTCGACGAGGTGAAGGACCTGGACTTCTCCCCCGACGATCGCGTCCTGGCCTCGGCGGACGACGGCGGGACCGTCATCCTCTGGGACGTGGCCTCCGGACAGCCCCTCGCGACCTACCCGCCGCTCGTCACCTCCCCGGACGACAACGTCGCGTTCATCCGATTCTCACCCGACGGCCGATTCCTGGTCGGCGCGCGACGCCTCGAGAAGGAGGGCTGGAGCGAGATCGTCATCTGGCCCGCCGACCCGCTCGCGGGGCCCGGGCGCTGATCGAGCGGAGGCCGCGACCGCCGGCGTGGAGGGGATTGGCCCGAGGCTAAGCGACTGTCTCATAAGCCCGCGCCGAGGGCCCCTGACTCCGTCGGAGTGCCCCGGTCATCGCGGAGGGCCGGATCCGCTTCCCCCCTTACGAAGGGGGGACACAGGGGGGTGAGTCCGATCGCCTCGGCCTCGACCGATACACCCATCGTAAGGGGGAGGACCGGGATCGGCTCGCCTTCTTCACGAGGCTTCCAGGAAGCGTCGCTTATGGGACAGACTCTAAGAAGCGGCGCGATCGAAGGTGAACTTCAGGTTGTCGGCGTGGAGCTTCCCGGGGCCTGACGTCCCGAGCCGCCTCTTGCTCGCCGCGACGGAGCCGCTCCGCCCCAGCTCGGTCGCGAGCTGGCCGTCGGCCGACGTGATCGAGAAGCGGTAGCTTTTCGAGGTCGAGTCAGAGAGCGTGGCCGTGACGCTGCCCTTCGAACTCGTGAGCGTGACCGTCATCCCGCTGAAGTCCGGGGAGTCCCCGGCCGCGGGGACGAGCTGGCTGCTCCGGAAGTTGCCAATGTCCACCCTCCCCTTTCGCTGGAATGGCTTCGAGAACTGAACGGAGTAGTTCCAGGGGACACCGAGCGGATGCTGGCTGGATGGGGACCTGGGCCCGAAGTATCCCGGGATGATGAGCGTGAAGTTGGGTACATGGAGCTGGGCTTTCGCCCCCGCGCGGGCCACCGCCGCGGTGGCGCCCGGCGCCGCCGCAATTCCGGCGGCGGACAGCAGCAGCTTCCCTTCGAGGGCCTCGAATCCGGGCCTCAAGCGATGATGCTTCATGAGAGAAGACCTCCGGGTCGCGATAGGCGTTATTGAGGGGCGGCAGGCCCCGCTGTCGGCCCGTAATCGAGTCATTTCTTGTGAATCTCCAGGTACTGGACGTTTCCCTCGGGGTCGGGATAACTCGTCATCCGCGCCACGGCGCCCGGGGCCACGAGGGAGGCGAACTGCCGGACCTCCGCGGCGGACCGGTAACGAAGATCCCAGTTCATGAAGGCGGCCATGTAGCTGCGCTCGGCGGTTTCGGGGAGGAAATTCGCGACGAGCAGGGATCCGCCCGGATGGAGGAGCTCGAAGAGGCGGGCGGTGAGGCGGCCGGCCATCGGGTCGGAGAGGTAGTCGTACAGGCCTGCGGCGTAGATGAAGTGGTAGCGGCCAAATGCGTCGGATTCGCGCGACAGGAGCCATCGGACCGATCCCGCGACCGGCTCGACGGGTCGTCCGGCCATCTCCTCGCGGACGAGGTCAATGCTCCGCGGGTCCTGGTCCAGGCAGACGACCCGGCCGACGCGGCCGCACACGACGGCCTGGGAGAGCGACCCCTCCCGGAAGTGACCGCAGGCGACGGACAGGACCCGGGACTGGCGGCCGAAGGCCGTCGCGACGGCATCGATACGACTGGCGAGCATCGACCTCCGATACCGAACACTCTCACCGCCGGACCTCGATGCGACCGCCCGATAGAGCTCGCGGCCCAGGTCGGTGTCGTCCGGCGACGGGCCCGCGAGGCCGTAATACAGGTCGATCAGTCCCGCGTCGCCGGCGTAGCCTCGCGGCCTCGTGAAGGCGTGCCGGGTGATCGGCTCCTGGTGGCAGATCGGCCGGATGGGATGGTCCAGGCACGCCGGGACCATCTCGGATCGAAAGCGCTGCGGGCCCGCGGCCGCTTCCAGCGCCGCGAGGCCGTCGACGAGCCGGTTGAAACCGGACGAGATCGCGCCATCGCAGATCAGCCGTTCCGTCTCGTCGAGCAGGGCGATCAACTGGCATCTCATCGGAGAGCCTCCCCGCGGGATGGGATGTCTTCGTGTTCGGCTTGGGCCCGCTAAGAGCGAGCCCCCAGGTAGGGGTCGATGCGGGTGTGTTCGCCCGCCGCGCCGGCGTCCAGATCGGGGAGGCCCTCGAGGATGTCCGCCATCGCCTCCAGGTTCAGCCCGTCCAGCTCGCCTCCGAGCGGCCAGGCGGATTCGCGAAAGGTCCTCGATCGGCGAAAGTACTCGCCTTCGGCGAATGCGGCGGCGGCCGACGGGCCGCCTCGCCCTTGCTCGGATCGGAAGCGGTTCACCGCCGCGACCAGGGCGTATGCGGCGAGCAGCCCCAGCCGATAGCGGCCATGGAGCTGCGCCGGTCGCCCGCCGGTGGGCTTGCCCAAGTCGATCTTCACCGCCTCGTCGAAGTCGTCGGCGATCGCCGAAGCGTCGAGGTCCCGCCGGAGGCGGTCCGAGAATGTCCCGAGGTTGAGCCGCACCCTTCCCCCCAGATGCGAGGCCATGACCTCCGTGGAACCCTCGAAGATCCGGGTCACCCTGGCGTCCCGGAAGAGACGGGCGAGGCCGTTCGCCTCGTCGTATCCGCGACCGCCGAGGAGCTGAAGCGAGCGGTCCACGGTCTGCCACATCCATTCCGGCAGGACGATCTTGCAGGTGAGGAGATACTCGTCGGGGATCGCGGTGCCGGAGCCCAGCGCCGAGTAGAGATGCTCCAGATACGAGCCGGCGGCGAGCGTCCTCGCGGATTCCTCCGCGAGGACGCTCGCGACGATCGGATTCTTGATCATCGGGCCGGTCGCGATCTCCCGCCGGGTCGCATAGGCGAACGCGTACTGGAGGGCCCTCCTCATCGCTCCCACGGAGAGGGCTCCCATGGCGAGCCGGCAGAGCATCATCGATTCCTGGGCAATCTCGAGGCCGCCCCCGACCGGGCCGAGGACGAGATTTGGGGCGAGCCGAACGCCGTCGAAGTGAATCCGATTCTGGATGATCGCGCGGAGGCCCATGGTCAGGTGCTCATCCCCCTGGCGAACCCCGGGGGTGTCTTGCGGGACGTAGAACGCAGAGTAGGATCGCCCGGCGTCTGGCCCCGCGTCCGTCCTCGCGAAGGTCACCATCGCTCCTGACCATGCCGCGAAGCCTGACCATATCTTGGAGCCGCTCAGCATCCACTCCCCCTGCCCTTGCCGGACGGCCCTGGTGGCGATCCGCCTCGGATCGGATCCGGCGGCGTCCTCAGTCAGAGCAAAGCTGATGAGCAGGCGACCGCGGGCGATGTCCTCGTGCACCCCCTCGCCGATGCCATGGCCGTGGTTCCGCACCGCCTGGCCAGCGAGGAAATTCTGGATGATCAGGCCGACGGCCAGGGATTGATCGATCGCCGCGACGTACTCGACCAGGCGCATGGCGTCTGCGATCTCGAGGCCGAGTCCTCCCCTGCTGCGCTCGCTGACCATCCCCATGAGGCCGCGATTCCCGAGGTCGATCAGGACGTGTGGGGGGAAGCTGCGCCGCTGATCTGCGAGGAAGAAGTTCACTCGTCTCCCGAAATAGCCGCGGCACCAGTCCAGGACGCGGGCCAGCTCCCCCGGCCTCCCTCGGCCCAGGTCGTCCGCCTGGGCGAGGGCGACATGGTCCGGAATGACGCCCGATGAGCCACGATCCATCACGGGGCTTGGCTCGGATACCTGGGATGTGGGGGCAGCCGAGAGTGTCAGTCGATGCACAGGCGGTCCTCGACCTGGACGGAGCGGATGGGGAGCGGCCTGATTCGCCGCGAGGTCAACTCGGGACGAGCGACGGCGATCCAAGGCTTGCCGCGATGCCCCGATTGGCCGGGGAGCTGATCCGCTCGCTGCCTCCCGATGTTTAGACGACGAGGCGTCGCGACTTGGCCGCGCCGGCAGGATTATTGATGTCGGGGTCTCGACGATGTAGGCTCCGGAATGGCCGGCGATCGATGGACGCGAAGGGGAGTGAGCGGAGTCTGCTCGCATCGCCCCCTATGCGAGCCACGCCGGCCGAGAGGCGATCCAGGTCGCGGCGGCGAGGTAGCGGCCAGGGGGGGCGTCCACGTGGCCGCCCTTGTAGCTCAGCAGGGTCGTATCCCAGCCCTTCCGGTGGTAGAAGGCCTGGTCCATCCGTGTCGCCTGGCCAAAGCGGCGGTCGGTCGGGCTGTAGAGGAAGGCCGCCAGCCGCCTCGAGCTCGCGGCGGATGAGGCCGGGAACGGGACCATGGGGTCGTCGCCGTAGGCGTAAGTGCCGTTGGCGTCGATGACCATCGCCGCGGCCGGGCCCCCTGCTCGCGAGTTGACGTACTCGGCGAAGGATCCGCCTCCGGAAAAACCCGCAAGGATGAGGCGAGTCCGGTCGACCGGGAATCTCGCGATGGCGGCCTCGACCATGGCCCAAATGGATCGCGCGTACGCGTCGAAATCCGCGGCGCCGGCCGTCGCGTTGCTGTACCCCTTCGACGCGTAGACGATCCAGTGGAATCGATCGGCGGCGCCTCGCCAGTCATTCAGCGTCCGCTTGACCTTCCCGTCGGGCGTGAACGCGACGACCATCGGATAGGCCCGCCCCGCCTCGAGCCCGGCGGGGATGTACACGAGCGCGTCGGGGAGGTCCAGCGTCCGGCCCGGGTCCGCCCCGGCCCTCGCGGCGGCCCGCACCTCCGCGACGCGCGCGGGATGGGACAGGCCGCTGAGGAGCTGACGGGCCTCCAACGCCCCGCCGGGCCCCGCAAACCATTCGCTTCGTCGGAAGGCTCGCCGCTGCGGTCTGGAGGTGCGGCGAGCCTGGTTTTGTGGACTCGGCATTCGTCGGCGACCTTATTCGAGAGGGGTTGCCCGCGGCGAACCGCCGTGGTGCGACGCGGCTGAAGCCGCCGGACACCAGATCGCCCAGCACCAGGCGGTCGAGGCCAGGCCTGTGACGTGGCGGGACCTGGGCGGGGTCATGTCCTGTACGATCCGCTCGCGGGGGCCATCGTGGCTTGCCGCGGGCGGTGTGCGTGGGGCCGCGGGCATCAGCGAGCGGCTGAAGTCCGCGATCGTGCGGGACGGCGTCGGGACTGCCGTCGCCTCCTCTCGACGCAGCGGCCGGCCGCAACAATGCCGATCCCCAGCAAGGTTGCGCTCGACGGCTCCGGCACGGCAGTCGTCAGCGAGAAGTTGTCGAAGGTGATGGCGATCGGGTCGCGGCCGGAGTAGTTCTGGAGGACGAAGCTGATATCCGTCAAGGGGGAGGCGTTGGTCTCCGAGAACAGGAGCGTATTGTCGAAGTAACCGGCGAGGGTCGAGCCCGCCCGGGCGATGGTGAACGTGCCGGAGTCGCTGGTGACCGGCGTATAGCCGTGGAGGTTTCCGTCAAAGTTCCAGACATGAACGTTCTCTGTAGGTGCCGTCGTGCCGGGCATCGGATCGTTGCTCCGATTGTCGAAGAGGCCCGAACCGTCCTGGAAGAGCGATTGGAACTCCGCCTGAACGTCGCCGTTGCCCGCCAACATCGCGCCCGAGAAGTCGATCCGGGCGGTGAAGTCGCCCGCGATGGCGGCCTGGCCGGCGGCCTCCGCGAGGTTCAGGGAGATCTTGACGTACTGGAAGCCGGAGATCGTGGAATTGGTCCTGGAGAGATGGACATTCCCCTGAGTCGTATCGACCGTGAACAAGCCGGGCGTGGTCTGCGCCACGGTCCAGTAGGCCGGGTTGAGTCCCGAGGAGAAGTCGTCCGTGAACGACCCTCCGCGAGCGATGGGGGATGCGAGAGCGAGGATGAGGAACCACAGCAGGCGGGCAGGCCGTTTCATGGAAAGTCTCACGGGTTGAGGGCTGCACGGGACACGCAGCCGGCGGCGAACGCTGGCCGCGTGATGAGTGACGACATTGCGTGACAAAGGCTCCGACGCGTCTCGATCAGTGCAATCCGCGGCCTCGACGGAGGCGGGAGGCCACGACGACGACACCCGAGGCAAGGAGAGCCAGGCTGGTTGGCTCCGGGACCGTGGCGGTGAAGGACACGTCATCGATGACGAAATCGTTCCAAGGGCCCGCTGTGTTCAGGTCGACGATGCTCAATGTGACCGCGGAACTCGAGCCCGAGAACCATGCGGCGGAACCTTGCAGCCAGATACCCCCTTGCTGCGTGAGGGTCAGGCTGTTGCCCGCGACCGTCGAGTTGATGAAAGCTTGAAGTACGGGAAGGGATTGGCTCGACTGATTGACGCTCGCCCCCCAGAACGAGAGGACATACTCGGTATAGGGGATCACGCTGACCGTTTCGGTCCACACGCTCGTGTTGGCATTTGGGGAGCCATTGGCGACCAGCATGTTGCCGTGCCCGCTGGTATGGTCGCCGAACGAGAGCCAACCGCCGGAGCCGACCGTGTATTCGCCCTCAGCCGTGATCTGATCGACCGTGGAGACGTAGGTGTATCCGCTGGTGAAGCCGGTATTGCCCGCCTCGAAGTCGCCGTTGGCGAGGAGGTTCCCGGCCCGGGCCGATGACGGCAAGGCCGTGGCCAGTAGGCAGGCGACGAGGCCGGTGAACGAGAGAACCAATCCGTGTCTCATCCTCTCCCCCTGTAGTGCGTCGTGCGAGACCGCGTCGGAGACGGCCCATGCCATCAAGGTGACCGACGCATTCGCGGGCGATCGGGATCATGGACCGCCCCTCCAGAGAGACGACGCCTGGCCGGGAGATTGGCCGCGCCCGGCGGGACATCTCCGACCGATCCTCCTCATAGGGGAGCGGGCAGATGTCGGGGCAAGGACGGACGGCGAGTCGTGGACCGGGTCGCCACCATGAACGACCGATGGGACCAAAGCGCTTCGGGGGCATCCGCAATCGAACGCAAGGGGGCGGTGATCGGCGAGACGGCCGGCGATCCGTGGGGTAGGCTCGCGGCGACGAGTCGTCATTCCGGATAACCCGAACCAGATCTGGGGGGGGGCGTGGGACACGGGCGGCTCGAATCGGGCCGCGGACACGGGGGACGGATCGGGCCCGGGGCGAGGAGGATCGTAGCGAGGCCGATCGACCTGCCCGGGAGTGCCGCTCTCGGGGTCTCAATGCCGGGCCGATCCGGCACGACAGGACCTCCCGGGATGACAGTTCGGAGGGCATCGCGGCCTGGCCTGCCCGGGCCAAGAAGGAGCCGAAGCCGTGATCACCGTTCGCACCGTGATCCACGATCGACGAATCGGAGTGCCCGCGCCCGAGGACCTCCCCGATGGCACGGAGCCCGTCCTCACCATCGGCACCGAGATCGCCGAGGACCACGGCCTTCCTACGGTCTCCTACGCGATGATCGCGATCGACTTCATGACCGAGGACGAGCAGGGCGACGACCCCGGGGAGGTCGAGCGGTGGGTCGATGACCTCCGGTCGATCCCGCCCGTGCCCGACAGCCCGGAGAAGGAAGCCGAGCGGAGAGCCTGGGAAGAGACGATGAGCCGATTCAACATCGAGGCCGTGCGCAAGCAGTTCGAGGGAGGCACGTCATGACACGCCGCTACCTCCTCGACACGGGGCCGGCCCAGGACTTCCTGTTCTAGCGTCGGGGCGTCCAGGATCGCGTCGCAGCGGCTCGACGAGGCGGTGCGAAGCTCGGGTTTTGCACGCCGGTCCTCGGCGAGATCATCGGCGGCCTGGAAGGCAGCGCCAGCCCCGGAGCGGCGTGGGAGATCGTCCGCCGACGGATGGGGAAGCTCATCTGCTGGCCCTACGAGAAGCCGGCCGCCTACGAGTTCGGTCGGATCATCGCCGAGCTGAGGCGGCTCGGACGACCGATGCAGCAGGTCGATATCCAGATCGCCGCGATCGCGTTCGCGCTTGGCAACTGCACGGTGGTCAGTGGCGATAGCGACCTGGCGGCCGTCCCCGGCCTGACGGTCGAGAATTGGGCCGATGCGTCGTGAATTCTCCTCTCCCTGCCTTCCCGGGTAGCCTGGGAGACGGACTCTCAGGCTAACCGCGCGATGAGTGCCTCGGCGGCGAGGCGGCCGGATTCGGCGCCGCCGTTCATGTAGCCTTGCCAGTCGAGGCTGGTGTGCTCGCCGGCGAAGGAGAGGCGGCCGACGGGGAGGCCCTCGGCGCCGCGGATGGTCGTCCACTGGCCGGGGCGGTAGGCGGCGTAGCTGGCGCGGATGAACGGGTTGCCGGGCCAGTAGGCGCGCAAGGCCGTGCCGAGCCAGCGGGATCGCGCGCCGGGGAAGACGCGGTCGAGGCCCGGCAGGAGGCGCTCGGCCTGGTGGTGGGCGGTGCCGGGCTGGAGGGCCAGGGCCGCGTCGCCGCCCGGGTAGATTGTGTAGGCGCCGGCGGTCGTCGCCTGCTCGCGGCTGCTGTCCCAGCCCGACTGGTAGGGCAGGTCGGCGTAGGAGTCGCCGCCGTAGCCGAGGTCGCGCCAGGGGCGGCCCTGGAAGCCGAGGATCAGCTTGGCGTCCACGCCGTAGCCGAGTTCGTGGATGGCCTTCTGCTTGATCGGCGGGAGCGGCACGCGGATGTCGACCGACCGCAGCGTCGTGAACGGCAGGCAGAGGACGACGTAATCGGCCGTCGCGTTCCTGCGGCCGCCGGGGGCCTGGAAGGTCAGCGAGAAGGTGCCGTCGGCGCGGCGGGCGATGGCCTCGAGGCGGTGGGCCAGCTCGGTCCGGTCGGCCACCCGTTCGGCCAGCGCGGCGACGACCTGGTGGTTGCCGCCGAGGATCTTGAACCGCTGGTCGCTCTCGCCGTAGATTGCGAAGCCGGCGGACGTGTCCGTGCCGATCGTCTCCACGAAGTTCAGGGTCGACTGGTCCTTGAGGTCCAGCCCGAACTCGTTGACGTAGGCGGCCTCGAGGATGTCGTAGAGCCAGTCCACCCCGGCATTCTTCCGGAGGTAATGGTCCAGCGGCGTCCGGTCGAGCCGGACGTCGAACTTGCTGTGGCTCTGGAAGGTGATGTCGTCGCTCAGGTTGGACGAGTCGCCGTCGACGGTCGCCGCGAGCGGGCCGAAGGCGTCGATGACCTCCGCCTCGCTGCGCAGCCGCCCCTTCGCGTAATAGGCGACCTGGAGGCCGGCCTCGCCCGGCGCCTGGGTGTCGATGAGCCCGAGGCCGAACGCCTGGGCCAGGGCGAGCATGTCGTCGTGGCCGGAGTCGATGAACTCGCCGCCGAGCTCCGTGTAGACGCCCGGCGCGACGCCGCCGTGGTTCGTCTGGATGCGTCCGCCGATGTGGTCCGAGCCCTCATAGAGCGCGGCGTCCAGGCCGGCGTTCGCCAGCAGGTACGTCGCGTTCAGTCCCGCGATGCCCGCCCCGACGACGGCGATCCTCGGGGCATGGCGGCCGGCCCTCGCGACCCCGGGCCTCGCGGCGTACGCGGCCGCGAGGACGCCGGAGGCCAGGAATCGGCGCCGGCCGATCCCCGGCCTATCCCCGACCCCAAGGGTTCCCTCGTGGGATCGGAGCCGGGCGGCCTGGAAGGCGCGGCGGACGGCGCGGAAGAGGGGCGATCGGCCGGCTCGCTGCATGGGAATCCTCCCGGACTTGAGCGGGAAACGGTGCGTCGGAGCAGAGAGAGGATATCGACGAAGGGACGCGGAGCGGACACGCCGTGCAACGGAAGACCGGGAATTGCCCCCGGCGAGCCGGCGGGGGCCCCGGGCCGGACTCTTCATCAGCATGGAGCCGAGGGGACCGAAGGACGTCCGCGATGCGCACGTATCGGATCGAAGAATGATGGTTATTTATGGCTTTCGCGGGATGCGCCAAGTGGGGCGCGGAAGCACCGGATCGGCTCGTCGTCGCGAGCGGCCCGGGCACCCCTCGCATGCGAGGTTCGGGCCCCTCCCCATCCCGACTCGCTCCAC from Aquisphaera giovannonii includes these protein-coding regions:
- a CDS encoding LEPR-XLL domain-containing protein, with amino-acid sequence MKHHRLRPGFEALEGKLLLSAAGIAAAPGATAAVARAGAKAQLHVPNFTLIIPGYFGPRSPSSQHPLGVPWNYSVQFSKPFQRKGRVDIGNFRSSQLVPAAGDSPDFSGMTVTLTSSKGSVTATLSDSTSKSYRFSITSADGQLATELGRSGSVAASKRRLGTSGPGKLHADNLKFTFDRAAS
- a CDS encoding class I SAM-dependent methyltransferase, with protein sequence MRCQLIALLDETERLICDGAISSGFNRLVDGLAALEAAAGPQRFRSEMVPACLDHPIRPICHQEPITRHAFTRPRGYAGDAGLIDLYYGLAGPSPDDTDLGRELYRAVASRSGGESVRYRRSMLASRIDAVATAFGRQSRVLSVACGHFREGSLSQAVVCGRVGRVVCLDQDPRSIDLVREEMAGRPVEPVAGSVRWLLSRESDAFGRYHFIYAAGLYDYLSDPMAGRLTARLFELLHPGGSLLVANFLPETAERSYMAAFMNWDLRYRSAAEVRQFASLVAPGAVARMTSYPDPEGNVQYLEIHKK
- a CDS encoding acyl-CoA dehydrogenase family protein, coding for MDRGSSGVIPDHVALAQADDLGRGRPGELARVLDWCRGYFGRRVNFFLADQRRSFPPHVLIDLGNRGLMGMVSERSRGGLGLEIADAMRLVEYVAAIDQSLAVGLIIQNFLAGQAVRNHGHGIGEGVHEDIARGRLLISFALTEDAAGSDPRRIATRAVRQGQGEWMLSGSKIWSGFAAWSGAMVTFARTDAGPDAGRSYSAFYVPQDTPGVRQGDEHLTMGLRAIIQNRIHFDGVRLAPNLVLGPVGGGLEIAQESMMLCRLAMGALSVGAMRRALQYAFAYATRREIATGPMIKNPIVASVLAEESARTLAAGSYLEHLYSALGSGTAIPDEYLLTCKIVLPEWMWQTVDRSLQLLGGRGYDEANGLARLFRDARVTRIFEGSTEVMASHLGGRVRLNLGTFSDRLRRDLDASAIADDFDEAVKIDLGKPTGGRPAQLHGRYRLGLLAAYALVAAVNRFRSEQGRGGPSAAAAFAEGEYFRRSRTFRESAWPLGGELDGLNLEAMADILEGLPDLDAGAAGEHTRIDPYLGARS
- a CDS encoding PEP-CTERM sorting domain-containing protein, with protein sequence MKRPARLLWFLILALASPIARGGSFTDDFSSGLNPAYWTVAQTTPGLFTVDTTQGNVHLSRTNSTISGFQYVKISLNLAEAAGQAAIAGDFTARIDFSGAMLAGNGDVQAEFQSLFQDGSGLFDNRSNDPMPGTTAPTENVHVWNFDGNLHGYTPVTSDSGTFTIARAGSTLAGYFDNTLLFSETNASPLTDISFVLQNYSGRDPIAITFDNFSLTTAVPEPSSATLLGIGIVAAGRCVERRRRQSRRRPARSRTSAAR
- a CDS encoding PEP-CTERM sorting domain-containing protein, with translation MVLSFTGLVACLLATALPSSARAGNLLANGDFEAGNTGFTSGYTYVSTVDQITAEGEYTVGSGGWLSFGDHTSGHGNMLVANGSPNANTSVWTETVSVIPYTEYVLSFWGASVNQSSQSLPVLQAFINSTVAGNSLTLTQQGGIWLQGSAAWFSGSSSAVTLSIVDLNTAGPWNDFVIDDVSFTATVPEPTSLALLASGVVVVASRLRRGRGLH
- a CDS encoding type II toxin-antitoxin system VapC family toxin; its protein translation is MGKLICWPYEKPAAYEFGRIIAELRRLGRPMQQVDIQIAAIAFALGNCTVVSGDSDLAAVPGLTVENWADAS
- a CDS encoding flavin monoamine oxidase family protein; translation: MQRAGRSPLFRAVRRAFQAARLRSHEGTLGVGDRPGIGRRRFLASGVLAAAYAARPGVARAGRHAPRIAVVGAGIAGLNATYLLANAGLDAALYEGSDHIGGRIQTNHGGVAPGVYTELGGEFIDSGHDDMLALAQAFGLGLIDTQAPGEAGLQVAYYAKGRLRSEAEVIDAFGPLAATVDGDSSNLSDDITFQSHSKFDVRLDRTPLDHYLRKNAGVDWLYDILEAAYVNEFGLDLKDQSTLNFVETIGTDTSAGFAIYGESDQRFKILGGNHQVVAALAERVADRTELAHRLEAIARRADGTFSLTFQAPGGRRNATADYVVLCLPFTTLRSVDIRVPLPPIKQKAIHELGYGVDAKLILGFQGRPWRDLGYGGDSYADLPYQSGWDSSREQATTAGAYTIYPGGDAALALQPGTAHHQAERLLPGLDRVFPGARSRWLGTALRAYWPGNPFIRASYAAYRPGQWTTIRGAEGLPVGRLSFAGEHTSLDWQGYMNGGAESGRLAAEALIARLA